In the genome of Pseudarthrobacter sp. IC2-21, one region contains:
- a CDS encoding leucyl aminopeptidase encodes MVKNTEINLSTLAKDLKRATSDAVVIGVGQGPDGPVLLGNPLTAKSAEALTESLKALGITGAADQAVRLPGLPETGAGVLVLAGVGKVAVGQQLSEEALRRAAGSAVRQLAGLPTVVLAFPTAGVADVAAVAEGAALGAYAFTEHRSSSDGLKDPVRNAVIYTDVPASDELSAALKRAGLIGQAVNATRSLVNQPPSHLFPESFAEAAKDLAKGLPVKVTVWDEKRLEKEGFGGIMGVGKGSSRQPRLVKVEYAPAKAIRKIALVGKGITFDTGGISLKPALGMGDMKSDMAGAAVVLNTVLAIARLGLPVKATAWLCIAENMPGGGASRPADVLTMFGGKTVEVLNTDAEGRLVMADGIVAASREYPDAIIDVATLTGAQLIALGNRTAGIMGSDSVTGPLKAAADRAGELVWPMPLPEELRPTIDSQVADLANIGERHGGMMTAAVFLREFVGKGKDGEQIPWAHIDIAGPSFNNGTPYGYTHKQATGCTVRTLVAYVEDVLAAV; translated from the coding sequence GTGGTCAAGAATACTGAAATCAACCTTAGTACCCTCGCCAAGGACCTGAAGAGGGCCACCAGTGACGCCGTTGTCATCGGCGTGGGACAGGGCCCCGACGGCCCTGTGCTGCTGGGGAACCCGCTGACCGCGAAGTCAGCCGAGGCGCTGACCGAGTCCCTCAAGGCCCTGGGGATCACCGGGGCCGCCGATCAGGCAGTCCGGCTTCCCGGCCTGCCCGAAACCGGTGCCGGCGTGCTGGTCCTGGCCGGCGTGGGCAAGGTCGCCGTCGGCCAGCAACTCTCCGAAGAGGCCCTCCGGCGCGCTGCCGGTTCCGCCGTCCGCCAACTGGCTGGCCTGCCCACCGTTGTCCTGGCATTCCCGACGGCGGGAGTCGCCGACGTCGCGGCGGTCGCCGAGGGTGCCGCGCTGGGCGCCTACGCTTTTACCGAGCACAGGTCCTCCAGCGATGGCCTCAAAGACCCCGTGCGCAATGCGGTGATCTACACGGATGTTCCGGCAAGCGACGAACTGAGTGCGGCACTGAAGCGCGCCGGCCTGATCGGCCAGGCGGTCAATGCCACCCGGTCCCTGGTCAACCAGCCGCCGAGCCACCTCTTTCCCGAGTCTTTTGCCGAGGCCGCGAAGGACCTGGCCAAAGGCCTGCCCGTCAAGGTGACCGTCTGGGATGAGAAGCGCCTGGAGAAGGAAGGCTTCGGCGGCATCATGGGCGTGGGCAAGGGCTCCAGCCGCCAGCCGCGCCTGGTGAAAGTGGAGTACGCCCCGGCTAAGGCCATCAGGAAGATCGCATTGGTCGGTAAGGGCATCACCTTCGACACCGGCGGCATCTCCTTGAAGCCGGCCCTCGGCATGGGTGACATGAAGTCCGACATGGCCGGCGCCGCCGTCGTCCTTAATACTGTGCTGGCCATCGCCCGTCTTGGCCTGCCCGTCAAGGCCACCGCGTGGCTGTGCATCGCCGAAAACATGCCCGGCGGCGGAGCATCCCGCCCCGCCGACGTCCTCACCATGTTCGGCGGCAAGACCGTGGAGGTACTGAACACCGACGCCGAAGGCCGCCTGGTGATGGCGGACGGCATCGTCGCCGCCAGCCGTGAATACCCCGACGCCATTATCGACGTCGCCACGCTCACCGGCGCGCAGCTCATTGCCCTCGGCAACCGCACAGCAGGCATCATGGGCTCAGACAGCGTCACCGGACCGCTCAAGGCCGCTGCCGACCGCGCGGGAGAACTGGTATGGCCCATGCCCCTGCCCGAGGAGCTGCGCCCCACCATTGACTCCCAGGTGGCCGACCTGGCCAACATCGGCGAACGGCACGGCGGCATGATGACCGCTGCGGTGTTCCTGCGCGAGTTCGTGGGCAAGGGCAAGGACGGCGAACAGATCCCCTGGGCCCACATCGACATTGCCGGCCCCTCCTTTAACAACGGCACTCCTTACGGCTACACGCACAAGCAGGCCACGGGCTGTACCGTCCGGACCCTGGTGGCCTACGTGGAGGATGTCCTGGCGGCAGTCTGA
- a CDS encoding proteasome assembly chaperone family protein, translating into MLERISGSLLDPDALYASNIELFHSPALRGLNLVMGFTGFADAGHVVKQINAELLDTLDAETVAVFDADQLIDYRSRRPHISFVEDHVQDYQAPKLALYKLKDGLGNAFLLLAGFEPDLQWERFARAVVGIVEKLDVNLVTWIHSIPMPVPHTRPVGVTVHGNRPELIEGISVWKPTVDVPAAVGHILELRLVDAGRNVAGYVIHVPHYLAEAEYPTAAVAGLEFLGAATSLMLPTDRLREAGREVARQIAEQVEASDDVRQVVARLEERYDEKADGTVRRSLLADENDELPNGDELGAAVEAYLARENPGL; encoded by the coding sequence GTGCTTGAACGGATTTCCGGCTCACTGCTGGACCCCGATGCGCTCTACGCGAGCAACATCGAGCTGTTCCACAGCCCGGCGCTCCGCGGGCTGAACCTGGTGATGGGTTTCACCGGCTTTGCCGATGCGGGCCATGTAGTGAAGCAGATCAACGCGGAACTGTTGGACACCCTCGATGCCGAAACGGTGGCGGTGTTCGATGCCGACCAGCTGATCGACTATCGGTCGCGACGGCCACATATCTCCTTTGTCGAAGACCATGTGCAGGACTATCAGGCGCCGAAGCTGGCCCTGTACAAGTTGAAGGACGGGCTGGGCAATGCCTTCCTGCTGCTGGCAGGCTTCGAACCCGACCTTCAGTGGGAGCGTTTCGCGCGGGCTGTTGTGGGCATTGTGGAAAAGCTCGACGTTAACCTCGTGACGTGGATCCATTCGATACCCATGCCGGTGCCGCACACCCGGCCGGTGGGCGTCACGGTCCACGGCAACCGCCCCGAACTGATCGAGGGCATCTCGGTCTGGAAGCCCACGGTGGACGTCCCCGCAGCAGTGGGGCACATCCTGGAGCTGCGCCTGGTGGACGCCGGACGCAACGTCGCGGGGTATGTCATCCACGTCCCGCACTACCTCGCCGAAGCTGAATACCCGACGGCCGCAGTTGCCGGCCTCGAATTCCTCGGCGCGGCCACGTCCCTGATGCTCCCCACCGACCGGCTGCGTGAGGCGGGCCGGGAAGTTGCACGCCAGATCGCGGAGCAGGTGGAAGCCTCGGATGATGTCCGGCAGGTGGTTGCCCGGCTGGAGGAACGGTACGACGAGAAGGCCGACGGAACGGTCCGGCGCTCACTGCTCGCCGACGAGAACGACGAACTTCCCAACGGCGATGAGCTGGGGGCCGCGGTGGAGGCGTACCTGGCGCGGGAGAACCCCGGCCTCTGA
- a CDS encoding MFS transporter produces the protein MTSPRAWLIWTVGIFAYLVAVSQRTSFGVVGLEATERFNASASAISFFTVLQLLVYAGLQIPVGVLVDRFGSRAMIAGGAILMGLGQLQLAFAESIPGGVAGRVLVGAGDAMTFISVIRLIPLWFAPARVPLVTQLTGMSGQLGQLFSVLPFAFVLHSFGWTPGFLMLAGMSALAVILVVVLLQDHPPGATTPQVQRGLRATGVSLATAWRQPGTRLGMWTHFTIQFSGTVFAMTWGYPFLISGQGLASGTVAGLMTLYVAAGLATGPFIGSFVARHPLRRSTMVLLISVATAAAWAAVLLTPGRSPLWLLAILVVVLAIGGPGSMIGFDFARTFNPAHRLGTATGIVNVGGFIAALVTIFLIGFVLDFLLASGYSGGELYGLEPFRIALSVHFLLLAFGGAMMLRTRRKVRRQMAAQGVVVPPLLRAMAQQRRSNLAQRRRQDSPE, from the coding sequence GTGACTTCCCCCCGAGCCTGGCTGATCTGGACCGTCGGTATCTTTGCGTATCTGGTGGCGGTCTCCCAGCGCACGTCCTTCGGCGTGGTGGGGCTTGAGGCCACCGAGCGATTCAACGCCAGCGCATCCGCGATCTCCTTCTTCACCGTGCTGCAGCTGCTGGTCTACGCGGGCCTGCAGATCCCCGTTGGCGTGCTGGTGGACAGGTTCGGCTCCCGGGCCATGATCGCCGGCGGGGCCATCCTCATGGGGCTCGGCCAGCTCCAGCTCGCTTTTGCGGAAAGCATTCCCGGCGGCGTGGCCGGGCGGGTGCTGGTGGGTGCCGGCGACGCTATGACATTCATCTCGGTGATCCGCCTGATTCCGCTATGGTTTGCCCCGGCACGGGTTCCCCTGGTCACCCAGCTGACGGGAATGTCCGGCCAGTTGGGACAGCTTTTCAGTGTTCTGCCGTTTGCCTTTGTCCTGCACTCGTTCGGGTGGACCCCCGGTTTCCTGATGCTCGCCGGCATGTCTGCGCTGGCCGTGATCCTGGTGGTGGTTCTCCTGCAGGATCACCCGCCCGGAGCAACGACCCCGCAGGTACAGCGCGGCCTGAGGGCCACCGGCGTCTCCCTTGCCACTGCATGGCGCCAACCCGGGACCCGGCTGGGCATGTGGACCCACTTCACCATCCAGTTCAGCGGCACGGTGTTCGCCATGACCTGGGGCTATCCGTTCCTCATCTCCGGACAGGGGCTGGCCTCGGGGACCGTGGCAGGACTCATGACCCTGTACGTTGCCGCCGGACTGGCCACCGGCCCCTTCATCGGCAGCTTCGTCGCGCGGCACCCGCTGCGCCGGTCCACCATGGTTCTGCTGATATCCGTCGCCACTGCCGCGGCGTGGGCCGCTGTCCTGCTGACGCCGGGCCGGTCGCCGCTGTGGCTGCTCGCGATCCTGGTGGTGGTCCTGGCCATTGGCGGCCCGGGTTCCATGATCGGGTTTGATTTCGCCCGGACCTTCAACCCGGCCCACAGGCTCGGCACCGCCACGGGGATTGTGAACGTGGGCGGCTTCATCGCGGCACTCGTGACGATTTTCCTGATCGGTTTTGTGCTGGACTTCCTCCTTGCCAGCGGCTATTCCGGCGGGGAGCTGTACGGCCTGGAGCCATTCCGGATCGCCCTGAGTGTGCACTTCCTGCTGCTGGCGTTTGGGGGCGCCATGATGCTGCGGACCCGGCGCAAGGTGCGGCGTCAGATGGCGGCGCAGGGTGTGGTGGTGCCTCCGCTGCTGCGGGCTATGGCACAGCAGCGGCGGTCGAACCTGGCCCAGCGCCGCCGGCAGGACAGCCCGGAATAG
- a CDS encoding DUF4192 domain-containing protein, giving the protein MKPSEHLTVRGPEDVLGFIPHSLGYWPSDSLVAMSMHGKRLGATLRLDLPGPRNLADPLEYARRVREYLSADRDADGALLALFTNHGWMEPPGIYQGLLAALETSLDAGGMTVRDAWYVGDDYWRSASCDDRVCCPLPGLPVQVIKDSMLNAEMVYRGSCVGPSPENGARPAAALSRAERAGILAAEDAWAARLDTRRGSREQFSSLLGRWDSVLTGEGVPLSADHAAFLRASLRVPAWRDAVFVMAAAGTQAAMAGAEAFGIFEAGCTLAPVGPADLGHGATDSFDSACAVPGYGEILLGLEPEMPAWDSLNSLDAVLEQLSDCGGASGAAALTGRGWIAWCRGRGSYAAAYLGRALDEEPGYRLAELMIELVRRGTLCGWAARKEAAWRRFEPDAA; this is encoded by the coding sequence ATGAAACCTTCAGAACACCTGACCGTCCGAGGCCCTGAAGACGTCCTCGGGTTCATTCCACATTCCTTGGGGTACTGGCCCTCGGACAGCCTCGTGGCCATGTCCATGCACGGTAAACGCCTCGGAGCGACCCTTCGGCTTGACCTGCCCGGGCCGCGAAATCTTGCCGACCCGCTGGAGTATGCCCGGAGGGTTCGCGAGTACCTTTCAGCCGACCGCGATGCTGACGGGGCCCTGCTGGCCCTCTTTACCAACCACGGCTGGATGGAACCGCCAGGGATCTACCAGGGACTGCTGGCCGCGCTGGAAACTTCTCTCGACGCCGGGGGCATGACAGTACGCGATGCCTGGTATGTGGGGGATGACTATTGGCGGAGCGCCAGCTGTGATGACCGGGTGTGTTGTCCTTTGCCCGGCCTGCCGGTGCAGGTGATCAAGGACAGCATGCTGAATGCCGAGATGGTCTACCGCGGCAGCTGTGTGGGGCCTTCGCCTGAAAACGGCGCACGCCCGGCGGCGGCGCTTTCCCGTGCGGAGCGCGCCGGTATCCTGGCGGCGGAGGATGCCTGGGCGGCCCGGCTGGACACCCGCCGGGGGAGCCGGGAACAATTCAGCAGCCTCCTGGGGCGGTGGGATTCGGTACTGACCGGCGAGGGCGTGCCGTTGTCAGCGGACCACGCAGCGTTCCTGCGCGCCTCGCTCCGCGTCCCCGCCTGGCGTGACGCCGTTTTTGTGATGGCTGCGGCGGGCACCCAGGCAGCAATGGCGGGTGCCGAAGCGTTTGGCATCTTCGAAGCGGGGTGCACTCTGGCGCCCGTCGGTCCGGCGGACCTCGGCCACGGCGCCACCGATAGTTTTGACAGTGCCTGCGCGGTGCCGGGATACGGCGAGATTCTGCTGGGCCTGGAGCCTGAAATGCCTGCATGGGACAGCCTGAACAGTCTGGATGCAGTTCTTGAGCAGCTCTCGGACTGCGGTGGAGCGTCCGGCGCTGCCGCGCTCACAGGCCGCGGCTGGATCGCCTGGTGCCGGGGCAGGGGATCGTACGCGGCCGCGTATCTTGGCCGTGCCCTGGACGAGGAACCCGGCTACCGGCTTGCCGAGCTGATGATCGAACTGGTGCGGCGCGGAACCCTCTGTGGCTGGGCAGCGCGGAAGGAGGCCGCCTGGCGCAGGTTCGAACCCGACGCAGCGTAG
- a CDS encoding RNA polymerase sigma factor — translation MTPSSAKKEPATQDVLSPEEKQAATNAKRAATRAANKAVKDAAGGTAVDGKPEPKKRGPKPGAKAAAEAAGKAARASDSDDDEVEDLDDIVIEAGEETEIDAAKAASAATGKGFVYSDADDDDAPVQQVMSAGATADPVKDYLKQIGKVALLNAEQEVDLALRIEAGLFAEEKINADDGSMDPKFKRELEFVIHDGKRAKNHLLEANLRLVVSLAKRYTGRGMLFLDLIQEGNLGLIRAVEKFDYTKGFKFSTYATWWIRQAITRAMADQARTIRIPVHMVEVINKLARVQRQMLQDLGREPTPEELALELDMTPEKVVEVQKYGREPISLHTPLGEDGDSEFGDLIEDSEAVVPADAVSFTLLQEQLHSVLDTLSEREAGVVAMRFGLTDGQPKTLDEIGKVYGVTRERIRQIESKTMSKLRHPSRSQVLRDYLD, via the coding sequence GTGACCCCGTCTTCCGCGAAGAAGGAACCCGCCACCCAGGACGTTTTGTCCCCGGAGGAGAAGCAGGCTGCAACCAACGCCAAGCGAGCAGCAACGCGGGCAGCCAACAAAGCCGTCAAGGACGCCGCCGGCGGCACCGCCGTCGACGGCAAGCCCGAGCCCAAGAAGCGCGGGCCCAAGCCCGGCGCCAAAGCTGCCGCCGAGGCAGCCGGAAAAGCCGCACGTGCATCGGACTCCGATGACGACGAGGTCGAGGACCTCGACGATATTGTGATCGAAGCCGGCGAAGAGACTGAGATCGACGCCGCCAAGGCCGCATCCGCAGCCACCGGCAAGGGCTTTGTGTACTCGGACGCCGATGACGACGACGCCCCGGTCCAGCAGGTCATGTCCGCCGGCGCGACGGCTGACCCCGTTAAGGACTATCTCAAGCAGATCGGTAAGGTTGCGCTGCTCAACGCCGAGCAGGAAGTCGACCTGGCGCTCCGGATTGAAGCCGGGCTCTTTGCCGAAGAGAAGATCAACGCCGACGACGGTTCCATGGACCCCAAGTTCAAGCGTGAGCTTGAGTTTGTGATCCATGACGGCAAACGGGCCAAGAACCACCTGCTCGAAGCCAACCTCCGCCTGGTGGTTTCACTGGCCAAGCGCTACACCGGCCGCGGCATGCTGTTCCTGGACCTGATCCAGGAAGGCAACCTTGGCCTGATCCGCGCTGTCGAGAAGTTCGACTACACCAAGGGCTTTAAGTTCTCCACGTACGCCACATGGTGGATCCGTCAGGCCATTACCCGTGCCATGGCCGACCAGGCCCGCACCATCCGCATCCCGGTGCACATGGTGGAAGTCATCAATAAGCTGGCCCGCGTCCAGCGCCAGATGCTTCAGGACCTTGGCCGCGAACCCACGCCTGAAGAGCTGGCCCTCGAACTGGACATGACCCCGGAGAAAGTGGTTGAAGTCCAGAAGTATGGCCGCGAGCCCATCTCGCTCCACACCCCGCTGGGTGAAGACGGCGACTCCGAGTTCGGTGACCTCATCGAGGACTCCGAAGCCGTGGTCCCGGCCGACGCCGTCAGCTTCACCCTGCTTCAGGAACAGCTCCACTCCGTTTTGGACACCCTGTCCGAGCGTGAAGCAGGCGTCGTGGCCATGCGGTTCGGCCTCACCGATGGCCAGCCGAAGACTTTAGACGAAATCGGCAAGGTCTACGGCGTCACGCGTGAGCGTATCCGCCAGATTGAATCCAAGACCATGTCCAAGCTCCGCCACCCCTCCCGGTCGCAGGTGCTCAGGGACTACCTGGACTAG
- a CDS encoding DNA gyrase/topoisomerase IV subunit B — MAPSSDYTARHLSVLEGLEAVRKRPGMYIGSTDSRGLMHCLWEIIDNSVDEALAGFGHDIKIILHSDNSVEIHDDGRGIPIDVEPKTGLTGVEVVFTKLHAGGKFGGGSYTASGGLHGVGASVVNALSARLDVEVDRGSKTYKMSFRRGEPGRFKDTGSKPDPAATFEPFVKDSVLDVIGKAKRGVTGTRIRYWADRQIFTPDAKFSYDELAARARQTSFLVPGLKLTVRDERRLAGTPGEAGPHEEVFHHDGGISEFVDFLAADPAVTDVWRLHGSGKFKETVPVLDERGHSQLAEVERDCEVDVALRWGIGYDSTVRSFVNIISTPKGGTHQAGFEQALVKTFRKAVETNARKLKAGNDKIEKDDIFAGLTAVLTVRLAEPQFEGQTKEILGTSAVRAIVAKVVEHEINAKLNSANRNDKAQSALLLEKIVSEMKSRISARVHKETQRRKNALETSSMPTKLADCRTDDVVRSELFIVEGDSALGTAKLARSSDFQALLPIRGKILNVQKASVGDMLSNAECAALIQVVGAGSGRSFDISAARYGKVILMTDADVDGAHIRTLLLTLFFRYMRPMIDEGRVFAAVPPLHRVEVINAGQKANEMIYTYSEAELHVLLARLAKEGKRYKEPIQRYKGLGEMDAEQLAETTMDPRHRTLRKVGIENAKQAEDTFDLLMGSDVAPRKDFIIAGASSLDRERIDA; from the coding sequence GTGGCACCAAGTTCTGACTACACCGCCCGGCACCTATCCGTCCTGGAGGGCTTGGAGGCCGTCCGCAAACGCCCCGGCATGTACATCGGCTCCACCGACTCGCGCGGACTGATGCACTGCCTGTGGGAGATCATTGACAACTCCGTGGACGAAGCGCTGGCGGGCTTCGGACATGACATCAAGATCATCCTGCACTCGGATAACTCCGTGGAAATCCACGACGACGGCCGTGGCATCCCCATTGATGTGGAACCCAAAACAGGGCTCACCGGCGTCGAAGTGGTCTTCACCAAGCTGCATGCCGGCGGGAAGTTCGGCGGCGGCTCCTACACCGCCTCCGGCGGCCTGCACGGCGTGGGCGCCTCCGTGGTCAACGCACTGTCCGCCAGGCTGGACGTGGAGGTGGACCGCGGCTCCAAAACATACAAGATGTCGTTCCGCCGCGGAGAGCCGGGCCGTTTCAAGGACACCGGCAGCAAGCCCGATCCGGCCGCGACGTTCGAACCGTTTGTTAAGGACTCCGTCCTTGACGTCATCGGCAAGGCGAAGCGCGGAGTGACCGGGACACGGATCCGCTACTGGGCCGACCGGCAGATCTTCACTCCGGACGCGAAGTTCTCGTACGACGAACTGGCCGCCAGGGCCCGGCAGACATCCTTCCTGGTGCCGGGGCTCAAGCTCACCGTCCGCGATGAACGCCGGCTGGCCGGAACCCCGGGTGAAGCCGGCCCCCACGAGGAGGTCTTCCACCATGACGGCGGCATCTCCGAGTTTGTTGACTTCCTCGCCGCCGATCCCGCCGTCACCGATGTCTGGCGCCTGCACGGCTCGGGCAAGTTCAAGGAAACGGTGCCGGTGCTGGATGAGCGCGGCCACAGCCAGCTGGCCGAGGTGGAACGCGACTGCGAAGTGGACGTGGCACTGCGCTGGGGCATCGGCTACGACAGTACCGTCCGCAGCTTTGTGAACATCATTTCCACGCCCAAGGGCGGAACCCACCAGGCCGGCTTTGAGCAGGCCCTCGTCAAGACGTTCCGGAAGGCCGTGGAAACCAATGCCCGCAAGCTCAAGGCGGGCAACGACAAGATCGAAAAGGACGACATTTTCGCCGGGCTGACCGCTGTCCTGACGGTCCGGCTGGCCGAGCCGCAATTCGAGGGACAGACCAAGGAAATCCTCGGCACCTCGGCGGTCCGGGCCATCGTGGCGAAGGTCGTGGAGCATGAGATCAACGCCAAGCTGAACTCGGCCAACCGCAACGACAAGGCCCAGTCCGCGCTGCTGCTCGAAAAAATCGTCAGTGAGATGAAGTCCCGTATTTCCGCGCGCGTGCACAAGGAAACACAACGGCGCAAGAATGCGCTGGAAACTTCGTCCATGCCCACCAAGCTCGCCGACTGCCGGACGGACGACGTCGTGCGTTCCGAGCTGTTCATCGTCGAGGGTGACTCCGCCCTGGGAACGGCGAAGCTGGCACGGTCCTCGGACTTCCAGGCGCTGCTTCCCATCCGCGGCAAGATCCTGAACGTCCAGAAGGCGTCGGTGGGGGACATGCTCTCCAACGCTGAATGCGCCGCCCTCATCCAGGTGGTGGGCGCCGGCTCCGGCCGCAGCTTCGATATCAGCGCGGCCAGGTACGGCAAGGTCATCCTGATGACCGACGCCGACGTTGACGGGGCCCACATCCGGACGCTGCTGCTGACGCTGTTCTTCCGCTACATGCGGCCCATGATCGACGAGGGGCGCGTTTTCGCCGCCGTTCCGCCGCTGCACCGGGTCGAAGTGATCAACGCCGGCCAGAAGGCCAACGAGATGATCTATACCTACTCCGAAGCGGAACTGCACGTGCTGCTGGCCCGGCTGGCGAAGGAAGGCAAGCGCTACAAGGAGCCGATCCAGCGCTATAAGGGTCTGGGCGAGATGGATGCCGAACAGCTGGCTGAAACCACCATGGATCCCCGGCACCGGACGCTGCGCAAGGTGGGGATCGAGAACGCCAAGCAGGCAGAGGACACCTTCGATTTGCTGATGGGCTCGGACGTGGCGCCGCGGAAGGACTTTATTATTGCCGGCGCCTCCAGCCTGGACCGGGAGCGGATCGACGCCTGA
- a CDS encoding M56 family metallopeptidase, with protein MFWTSYLLAVLAIVLAWPVPIFLSRAQWPARSPFTAMLLWQAIALAGGLSMIGAMLVYGLEPVGENLIAGLRALAGMVFFNAPTTALGFWHLFALSAAALLTAHLVFTLLLTYYKIRRQRRRHRELLDLLASPSAERAGTVVISHDSPVAYCLPGGARSVTVLSDGLMAALEPDELRAVLSHENAHLNQRHHLLLWAFAAWRQALPWLPTTRLAQESVNSLIEMLADDVALKTESRSTLIKAIAIVASGSAGARAFRPAAQAGLALDGLEAAAGVTGSDAARTTASRVSRLLSPRPELPTAVRGTVLAGCTLLLALPTALLIVPGLLG; from the coding sequence ATGTTCTGGACCTCATACCTGCTGGCGGTCCTGGCGATAGTCCTGGCGTGGCCGGTGCCTATCTTTCTTTCGCGTGCCCAGTGGCCGGCCCGCTCGCCGTTTACCGCCATGCTCCTCTGGCAGGCGATCGCCCTCGCCGGCGGGCTTTCGATGATCGGCGCCATGCTGGTCTACGGCCTGGAACCGGTGGGCGAAAACCTGATCGCGGGCCTGCGGGCCCTCGCGGGCATGGTGTTCTTTAACGCGCCCACCACCGCACTGGGCTTCTGGCACCTTTTTGCCCTCTCCGCCGCCGCGCTGCTCACGGCGCACCTGGTCTTTACGCTGCTGCTCACGTACTACAAGATCCGGCGGCAGCGCCGGCGCCACCGTGAACTGCTTGACCTCCTGGCTTCGCCGTCCGCTGAAAGGGCAGGAACGGTGGTCATCAGCCACGACTCCCCCGTGGCCTACTGCCTGCCCGGCGGGGCCCGCTCGGTCACTGTGCTCTCCGACGGCCTGATGGCCGCCCTTGAACCGGACGAACTGCGGGCAGTCCTGAGCCATGAGAACGCCCACCTCAACCAGCGCCACCACCTGCTCCTCTGGGCGTTCGCCGCGTGGCGCCAGGCCCTCCCCTGGCTTCCCACCACCAGGCTGGCCCAGGAGTCCGTGAACTCCCTCATCGAGATGCTGGCTGACGATGTTGCCCTGAAGACGGAAAGCCGGTCAACCCTCATCAAGGCAATCGCCATAGTCGCCAGCGGCTCGGCCGGCGCCCGGGCTTTCCGGCCCGCCGCTCAGGCCGGCCTGGCCCTCGACGGGCTGGAGGCCGCTGCGGGCGTGACCGGCTCCGACGCCGCCCGCACCACGGCTTCGCGCGTCAGCCGGCTGCTCTCGCCCCGGCCGGAACTGCCCACCGCGGTCCGCGGCACGGTGCTGGCCGGCTGCACCCTCCTGCTTGCCCTGCCCACGGCGCTGCTGATCGTGCCCGGCCTGCTGGGCTAA
- a CDS encoding BlaI/MecI/CopY family transcriptional regulator, with translation MASLGELERAVMDLLWAGHEAATANTLRDRLATTTEAEGDAAGHAGKELAVTTVLTVLSRLEKKGLVERERGTRPHRYQAVSSREEHTAELMHEVLGSAPDREAVLAQFIGSVTESEAETLRKLLGHV, from the coding sequence ATGGCAAGTCTTGGGGAACTGGAACGGGCAGTGATGGACCTGCTCTGGGCGGGCCACGAAGCAGCCACCGCAAATACCCTGCGTGACAGACTGGCAACCACCACGGAGGCGGAAGGGGACGCAGCCGGGCATGCCGGCAAGGAACTTGCCGTCACAACGGTCCTGACTGTCCTCTCACGGTTGGAAAAGAAAGGCCTTGTGGAACGGGAACGCGGCACCAGGCCGCACCGCTACCAGGCGGTTTCAAGCCGGGAGGAACACACCGCGGAACTGATGCATGAGGTGCTGGGCTCCGCGCCTGACCGGGAAGCCGTACTGGCGCAGTTCATCGGTTCCGTAACCGAAAGTGAAGCCGAAACGCTGCGCAAACTGCTCGGCCACGTCTAG